The following are from one region of the Salinirussus salinus genome:
- a CDS encoding DHH family phosphoesterase, translating to MGPVPALEERAEACAERLVAAGEVLLASHIDADGLTSAAIAATALRRAGIEFETVFKKQLDEAEIASIAAREEETVLFTDFGSGQLDVIAAHERAGDFTPVIADHHQPADADTEYHLNPLLEGIDGASELSGAGASYVLARALGDATEGSVTGTRAASETSREQGEATSGSLPEQRTESDAPATDGGAVAAGTDDPAGDNRDLAGLAVVGAVGDMQAVGGELVGANRGIVEEGVEAGVLAEGTDLAFYGKQTRPLPKLLEYASEVRIPGVSNDQRGAVSFLQGLDLDLKEGREWRRWVDLSDDERQQVASALVQHALSRGVPSDRVEDLVATTYTLTAEDPGTELRDASEFSTLLNATARYERADVGLAVCLGDREGALERARHLLRTHRRNLSEGISLVEERGVERAEHVQYFDAGEEIRETIVGIVAGMALGVDGVDGDRPIVAFARKSEEETKVSGRGTGRLVGRGLDLSVVMREAARSVGGDGGGHDVAAGATIPAGREEEFVAAADDLVAEQIG from the coding sequence ATGGGACCCGTTCCGGCACTCGAGGAGCGCGCGGAGGCCTGCGCCGAGCGGCTGGTCGCGGCCGGGGAGGTGCTGTTGGCATCTCACATCGACGCCGACGGGCTCACGAGCGCGGCCATCGCCGCGACCGCGCTCCGGCGGGCCGGCATCGAGTTCGAGACCGTCTTCAAGAAGCAACTGGACGAAGCGGAGATAGCGAGCATTGCGGCCCGCGAGGAGGAGACGGTGCTGTTCACGGACTTCGGAAGCGGACAGCTGGACGTCATCGCGGCCCACGAGCGGGCCGGCGACTTCACGCCCGTCATCGCCGACCACCACCAGCCCGCGGACGCCGACACCGAGTACCACCTCAACCCCCTGCTGGAGGGGATCGACGGCGCCTCCGAACTCTCCGGCGCGGGCGCGAGCTACGTCCTCGCGCGGGCGTTGGGTGACGCGACCGAAGGGAGCGTCACCGGAACGCGAGCGGCGAGTGAAACGAGCCGTGAGCAGGGAGAAGCGACCAGCGGGAGCCTCCCCGAACAGCGAACGGAGAGCGACGCTCCCGCCACAGACGGAGGTGCGGTCGCGGCCGGGACTGACGACCCCGCCGGCGACAACCGCGACCTCGCGGGACTCGCCGTGGTGGGTGCGGTCGGGGACATGCAGGCCGTCGGCGGCGAGCTGGTCGGCGCCAATCGGGGGATCGTCGAGGAGGGCGTCGAGGCGGGCGTGCTCGCCGAGGGAACGGACCTGGCCTTCTACGGGAAACAGACCCGCCCGCTGCCCAAGCTGCTCGAGTACGCAAGCGAGGTCCGGATCCCCGGCGTCTCCAACGACCAGCGCGGCGCCGTCTCCTTCCTGCAGGGGCTGGACCTGGACCTGAAGGAGGGCAGGGAGTGGCGCCGGTGGGTCGACCTCTCGGACGACGAGCGCCAGCAGGTCGCCAGCGCCCTCGTTCAACACGCCCTCTCCCGCGGGGTACCAAGCGACCGCGTCGAGGACCTGGTCGCCACCACCTACACGCTCACCGCCGAGGACCCGGGCACGGAGCTCCGGGACGCGAGCGAGTTCTCGACGCTCCTGAACGCGACCGCGCGCTACGAGCGCGCCGACGTCGGCCTGGCGGTCTGTCTGGGCGACCGCGAGGGCGCCCTGGAGCGGGCCCGCCACCTGCTGCGTACCCACCGGCGCAACCTCTCGGAGGGGATCAGTCTGGTAGAGGAGCGGGGCGTCGAGCGCGCCGAGCACGTCCAGTACTTCGACGCCGGCGAGGAGATCCGGGAGACGATCGTCGGCATCGTCGCCGGGATGGCCCTCGGTGTGGACGGTGTGGACGGCGACCGGCCGATCGTCGCCTTCGCCCGCAAGAGCGAGGAGGAGACGAAGGTGTCGGGGCGGGGGACCGGCCGGCTGGTCGGCCGGGGGCTGGACCTGTCGGTCGTCATGCGGGAGGCCGCCCGGTCGGTCGGCGGGGACGGCGGCGGCCACGATGTCGCCGCGGGCGCGACCATCCCCGCCGGCCGCGAGGAGGAGTTCGTCGCCGCGGCCGACGACCTCGTCGCCGAGCAGATCGGGTGA
- a CDS encoding DUF5786 family protein, with translation MGFGSYDESEQENQELSTGDEEGVTVEENAHSGDVAFESDASTDELVDRLQDMKDDEDDEE, from the coding sequence ATGGGCTTTGGTAGCTACGACGAATCCGAGCAAGAGAACCAGGAGCTCTCGACAGGGGACGAGGAGGGCGTCACCGTCGAGGAGAACGCCCACAGCGGGGACGTCGCCTTCGAGTCCGACGCCTCGACGGACGAGCTCGTCGACCGGCTCCAGGACATGAAAGACGACGAGGACGACGAAGAGTAA
- a CDS encoding flavin-containing monooxygenase, with translation MRDNTTHAQTDVDYDAVVVGAGFSGLYQLHRLRDELGLSVKVVEKADDVGGTWYWNRYPGARCDSESHIYCYSFNEEIMSEWQWSERYPEQPEVLEYLRFVADHLDLRKDIEFGTEVTSATFEEGTWQVETDDGETVSSQFLITAVGCLSTPYVPDFDNRDAYDGETYHTGKWPHEPVDFEDKRVAVIGTGASGIQVIPEIGKENIEHLTVFQRTPNYAVPARNRPLDDQTWEDIQRNYEDIMTDAHDDGSGFPFDTARQTAGDLTMEEVEQILEPRWKEGGWRFLVTFEDLLINPDTNEKVSQYLREKIREAVDDPETAEKLVPTDHYYATKRPPLHTDYYDTFNRDYVSLVDVTENPIERFTADGIRTEDGVEHEFDMVIFATGFDAMTGTLLQMDITGRNGRTLEEKWADGPNTYLGLGVHGFPNLFTVTGPQSPSVLSNMPVPIEHHVEWISDTIADLLEEGTRYIEPTRAAEEAWTEHNMDLAEETLYTTVDSWYMNENIPDKPTVFTPYPGGVDVYHDTIREVKQKGYEGYTLADSLDELGRGGEKPELGIFEAMELLHADPDMDLADLMEMA, from the coding sequence ATGAGAGATAATACCACACACGCCCAGACTGACGTGGACTACGACGCCGTCGTCGTGGGAGCAGGGTTCTCCGGCCTGTACCAGCTCCACCGTCTGCGGGACGAACTGGGGTTGTCGGTGAAGGTGGTCGAGAAGGCCGACGACGTCGGCGGGACGTGGTACTGGAACCGGTATCCGGGGGCCCGCTGTGACAGCGAGAGCCACATCTACTGCTACTCCTTCAACGAGGAGATCATGTCGGAGTGGCAGTGGTCCGAGCGCTACCCCGAACAGCCGGAAGTGCTGGAGTACCTTCGGTTCGTCGCCGACCACCTCGACCTGCGGAAAGACATCGAATTCGGGACCGAGGTGACGTCGGCGACGTTCGAAGAGGGTACGTGGCAGGTGGAAACCGACGACGGTGAGACCGTGAGTTCGCAGTTCCTTATTACGGCCGTCGGCTGTCTCTCGACGCCGTACGTTCCGGACTTCGACAACCGCGATGCCTACGACGGTGAAACCTACCACACCGGGAAGTGGCCCCACGAGCCGGTCGACTTCGAGGACAAGCGGGTCGCAGTCATCGGCACCGGCGCGAGCGGTATCCAGGTCATCCCGGAAATCGGCAAGGAAAACATCGAACACCTGACCGTGTTCCAGCGTACGCCGAACTACGCCGTCCCGGCCCGGAACCGGCCACTGGACGACCAAACGTGGGAGGACATCCAGCGCAACTACGAGGATATCATGACGGACGCCCACGACGACGGGTCCGGCTTCCCGTTCGACACAGCCCGTCAGACTGCGGGGGACCTCACCATGGAGGAAGTCGAGCAGATCCTCGAACCGCGCTGGAAGGAGGGGGGATGGCGCTTTCTGGTCACCTTCGAGGACCTCCTCATCAACCCCGACACCAACGAGAAGGTGTCACAGTACCTCCGCGAGAAGATCCGCGAGGCCGTCGACGACCCCGAAACCGCCGAGAAGCTCGTCCCGACCGACCACTACTACGCGACCAAACGCCCGCCGCTGCACACCGACTACTACGACACCTTCAACAGGGACTACGTGAGCCTGGTCGACGTCACCGAGAACCCGATCGAACGGTTCACAGCAGACGGTATCCGGACCGAGGACGGCGTGGAACACGAGTTCGACATGGTCATCTTCGCCACGGGATTCGACGCGATGACCGGGACGCTCCTCCAGATGGATATCACGGGACGCAACGGCAGGACCCTCGAGGAGAAGTGGGCAGACGGGCCGAACACATACCTCGGACTGGGCGTCCACGGGTTCCCGAACCTGTTCACGGTCACCGGCCCACAGAGCCCGTCGGTGCTCAGCAACATGCCGGTCCCGATCGAACACCACGTCGAGTGGATCTCCGACACCATCGCCGACTTGCTCGAGGAGGGGACGCGGTACATCGAGCCGACGCGGGCCGCCGAGGAGGCGTGGACGGAACACAACATGGACCTCGCCGAGGAGACGCTGTACACCACCGTCGACTCCTGGTACATGAACGAGAACATCCCCGACAAGCCGACGGTGTTCACGCCGTACCCGGGCGGCGTCGACGTCTACCACGACACCATCCGCGAGGTCAAACAGAAGGGGTACGAGGGATACACGCTCGCGGACTCACTCGACGAACTCGGTCGGGGCGGGGAGAAGCCGGAACTCGGTATCTTCGAGGCCATGGAACTGCTGCACGCCGACCCCGACATGGACCTGGCCGACCTGATGGAGATGGCCTGA
- a CDS encoding alpha/beta hydrolase: MSIDEPMATAADEPHPEIAGLVEMMGATPVPELSSLSPEGARQFSKEMFPEADEPEPVGDVMELSISDEGIPVRVYVPESDGPYPTLVYYHGGGWVIGDLDSHDETCRVLASEADCMVVSVDYRLSPEHEFPIPLEDCYTALEWVFENAESMQVDTDKVLVGGDSAGGNLAAAVALFARDNGGPEIARQVLVYPVTDHSFDTPSYEENGDGGLLSRDDMEWFWDQYLRDEVDGKNPYASPLKAQSLEGLPPATVVTCGLDPLRDEGAAYARRLEEAGVPVTHHNYEDCIHGIAQFLADPMDLSRSRELLADVTADIRSTAE; this comes from the coding sequence ATGTCGATAGACGAACCGATGGCGACGGCGGCAGACGAACCGCATCCGGAGATCGCGGGCCTGGTCGAAATGATGGGGGCAACACCGGTTCCGGAACTCAGCTCGCTGTCCCCGGAGGGCGCCCGGCAGTTTTCCAAGGAGATGTTCCCCGAGGCGGACGAGCCAGAGCCCGTCGGGGACGTGATGGAACTGTCGATAAGCGACGAGGGGATCCCCGTCCGGGTGTACGTTCCCGAGAGCGATGGACCCTACCCGACCCTGGTGTACTACCACGGTGGCGGCTGGGTCATCGGCGACCTCGACTCCCACGACGAAACCTGTCGCGTACTGGCCAGCGAGGCCGACTGTATGGTGGTGTCCGTCGACTACCGGCTGTCGCCCGAACACGAATTCCCGATACCGCTCGAGGACTGTTACACGGCGCTTGAGTGGGTCTTCGAGAACGCCGAATCCATGCAGGTCGACACGGACAAAGTGCTCGTCGGGGGAGATTCGGCCGGCGGGAACCTCGCTGCGGCCGTAGCGCTGTTCGCCCGGGATAACGGTGGCCCGGAGATCGCCCGCCAGGTGCTGGTCTACCCCGTCACGGACCACAGCTTCGACACGCCGTCCTACGAGGAGAACGGCGACGGCGGCCTGCTCTCCAGAGACGACATGGAGTGGTTCTGGGACCAGTACCTCCGCGACGAGGTGGACGGCAAGAACCCGTACGCGTCACCCCTGAAGGCCCAGAGTCTGGAAGGGCTTCCCCCGGCGACCGTGGTCACCTGCGGACTCGACCCGCTCCGTGACGAGGGGGCTGCGTACGCCCGGCGTCTCGAAGAGGCTGGCGTCCCCGTCACCCACCACAACTACGAGGACTGCATCCACGGCATCGCGCAGTTCCTTGCGGACCCGATGGACCTGAGCCGTTCGCGTGAACTCCTCGCGGACGTTACCGCCGACATCCGGTCGACCGCGGAGTAG
- a CDS encoding DUF5783 family protein: protein MTDPETDDSRTADNNDEFARKFEDKYEHYFPQLQQAYRGAFERMNDAYDSELVHAIDQQLLAESEPFYEGEGEFRVELLEDPADRLTGVLVDEEKLDAVLERYVAEIEAELRRVFGFDDPQ, encoded by the coding sequence ATGACCGACCCGGAAACTGACGACTCACGTACCGCTGATAACAACGACGAATTCGCCCGCAAATTCGAGGACAAGTACGAACACTACTTCCCGCAGCTCCAGCAGGCCTACCGGGGGGCGTTCGAGCGGATGAACGACGCCTACGACTCCGAACTGGTCCACGCCATCGACCAGCAGCTGCTCGCCGAGAGCGAGCCATTCTACGAGGGCGAGGGCGAATTCCGCGTGGAGCTGCTCGAGGACCCCGCCGACCGGCTGACGGGTGTGCTCGTCGACGAGGAGAAGCTGGACGCGGTCCTGGAGCGGTACGTCGCGGAGATCGAGGCCGAGCTCCGGCGCGTGTTCGGGTTCGACGACCCGCAGTGA
- a CDS encoding NifU family protein — protein MSTDTQSEDDLRERITNFLRRNFPQIQMHGGSAAIQEIDRETGSVSIQLGGACSGCGISPMTIQAIKTRMTKEIPEIEEVHATTGMGGSEGMSGGAGGMSPSFPGETRGGDVEDDEGPEAPF, from the coding sequence ATGAGCACGGACACCCAGTCGGAGGACGACCTGCGCGAGCGGATCACGAACTTCCTCCGCCGGAACTTCCCCCAGATCCAGATGCACGGCGGCAGCGCGGCCATCCAGGAGATCGACCGCGAGACCGGCAGCGTCTCCATCCAGCTCGGCGGCGCCTGCTCGGGCTGTGGCATCTCCCCGATGACCATCCAGGCCATCAAGACCCGCATGACCAAGGAGATCCCCGAGATCGAGGAAGTCCACGCCACGACCGGCATGGGCGGCTCCGAGGGGATGTCCGGCGGCGCCGGCGGCATGAGCCCTTCCTTCCCCGGCGAGACCCGCGGCGGCGACGTCGAGGACGACGAGGGCCCCGAAGCCCCCTTCTGA
- a CDS encoding ketopantoate reductase family protein has protein sequence MHVVVFGAGSLGSLVGGLLARTHEVTLVGRGEHVRAVRADGLRLTGAVDLTVYPEARTEPPASADLVLVTVKAFDTADAARALGGMDDAGAVLSLQNGMGNEETLAAALPWPVLAGTTDFGAERTGPGVVRCNGVGEVVLGPPEGGESPAADRAGGAFREAGIDATVAADMPQRLWTKLAVNAGINPVTALSRVDNGAVLEEPLAGIARGAARETAAAATAAGVDLGPEEAVAAMEGVARETADNVSSMRQDVEAGRPTEVDAINGYVVERAEEPVPVNRTLAALVGGWEAGEAGPGRD, from the coding sequence GTGCACGTCGTCGTTTTCGGCGCGGGGAGTCTGGGAAGCCTCGTGGGCGGGCTGCTCGCGCGCACGCACGAGGTCACGCTCGTGGGCCGGGGAGAACACGTCCGGGCGGTCCGCGCCGACGGCCTCCGGCTGACCGGCGCCGTCGACCTGACGGTCTACCCCGAAGCACGGACGGAGCCGCCCGCGAGCGCGGACCTCGTCCTCGTGACCGTCAAGGCCTTCGACACTGCCGACGCCGCCAGGGCGCTCGGAGGGATGGACGACGCCGGTGCGGTCCTCTCGCTGCAGAACGGGATGGGAAACGAGGAGACGCTCGCGGCCGCGCTCCCCTGGCCCGTCCTGGCGGGGACCACCGACTTCGGCGCCGAGCGGACCGGCCCGGGCGTCGTCAGGTGCAACGGCGTGGGCGAGGTCGTTCTCGGTCCTCCGGAGGGCGGTGAGTCGCCCGCGGCTGACCGCGCGGGCGGGGCCTTCCGCGAGGCCGGCATCGACGCCACCGTCGCCGCCGACATGCCCCAGCGGCTCTGGACCAAGCTGGCGGTCAACGCGGGGATCAACCCCGTCACGGCGCTGAGTCGGGTCGACAACGGCGCCGTCCTGGAGGAACCACTGGCCGGTATCGCCCGCGGGGCCGCTCGGGAGACTGCCGCGGCCGCCACTGCCGCGGGCGTCGACCTCGGCCCCGAGGAGGCGGTCGCGGCGATGGAGGGCGTCGCCCGGGAGACCGCCGACAACGTCTCCTCGATGCGCCAGGACGTCGAGGCCGGCCGCCCCACGGAGGTCGACGCGATAAACGGTTACGTGGTCGAGCGGGCGGAAGAGCCGGTCCCGGTCAACCGGACGCTCGCGGCCCTGGTGGGTGGCTGGGAGGCGGGAGAAGCAGGGCCGGGCCGGGACTGA
- a CDS encoding DUF7130 family rubredoxin-like protein: MADTDTDAEADRVAFGQGVYTQDGTKLGTVRGFDEHGFYVTVEEGIEALSGEHLTAGNPGEAELMWRCWACGEMGDIEEIPDECPSCGAPREDIYYWQED; encoded by the coding sequence ATGGCCGACACAGACACCGACGCCGAGGCCGACCGGGTCGCGTTCGGACAGGGCGTCTACACACAGGACGGCACGAAACTCGGGACCGTCCGTGGGTTCGACGAGCACGGCTTCTACGTGACTGTCGAAGAGGGCATCGAGGCGCTGTCGGGCGAGCACCTGACCGCGGGCAACCCCGGAGAGGCCGAACTCATGTGGCGCTGCTGGGCGTGCGGCGAGATGGGCGACATCGAGGAGATCCCCGATGAGTGTCCCTCCTGTGGCGCGCCCAGGGAGGACATCTATTACTGGCAGGAGGACTGA
- the metX gene encoding homoserine O-acetyltransferase MetX yields MNVERDAVSLGTVEFECGRSVPDLEVAYEAYGEFTGENAVLVCHALTGSQHVAGHDRETDTAGQARAWWDDIVGPGKAIDTTEYYVVCANVPGSCYGTTGPPAENPETGEPYGTEFPPVTVADWTKAQRLLLDELGVPHLHAVTGGSVGGMNVLEWGKQHPDHVEKLVPIAAAARLDPQCLALDAIARRAITTDPNWQGGEYYGEEPPRDGLALARQVGHVMYLSKDSMDRKFGRRAAGRDAVRSFPTDPAGGFFPYRDVESYLDYNAERFADRFDANSYLYLTRAMDNYDLAEGFDSDADALAAFDGEVLAMSFTADWHFTVEQAAALADAAREAGAEVAHHVVDSDHGHDAFLVEPGNVGPPLSDFLAEGVAGTAVTDADGAALGGDGSCVPARAPDAE; encoded by the coding sequence ATGAACGTCGAGCGCGACGCCGTCTCGCTGGGGACGGTGGAGTTCGAGTGTGGCCGATCGGTCCCCGACCTGGAGGTGGCCTACGAGGCTTACGGCGAGTTCACGGGCGAGAACGCGGTGCTGGTCTGTCACGCCCTGACCGGGAGCCAGCACGTCGCCGGCCACGACCGCGAGACCGACACCGCGGGCCAGGCCCGCGCCTGGTGGGACGACATCGTCGGCCCCGGCAAGGCCATCGACACCACGGAGTACTACGTGGTCTGTGCGAACGTCCCCGGCTCCTGCTACGGGACGACCGGCCCGCCCGCCGAGAATCCCGAGACCGGCGAGCCCTACGGGACCGAGTTCCCGCCGGTGACCGTCGCCGACTGGACCAAAGCGCAGCGCCTGCTGCTGGACGAACTCGGGGTGCCCCACCTCCATGCCGTCACCGGGGGTAGCGTCGGCGGGATGAACGTCCTCGAGTGGGGCAAACAGCACCCCGACCACGTCGAGAAGCTCGTCCCCATCGCCGCCGCGGCCCGCCTGGACCCGCAGTGTCTCGCGCTGGATGCCATCGCCCGCCGCGCCATCACCACCGACCCGAACTGGCAGGGCGGCGAGTATTACGGCGAGGAGCCGCCCCGCGACGGGCTGGCGCTGGCCCGCCAGGTCGGCCACGTGATGTACCTCTCGAAGGACTCGATGGACCGGAAGTTCGGCCGCCGGGCCGCCGGCCGGGACGCCGTCCGCTCCTTCCCGACCGACCCCGCCGGCGGCTTCTTCCCGTACCGGGACGTCGAGTCCTACCTCGATTACAACGCCGAGCGCTTCGCCGACCGGTTCGACGCCAACAGCTACCTCTATCTGACGCGGGCGATGGACAACTACGACCTCGCGGAGGGCTTCGACTCCGACGCCGACGCCCTGGCGGCCTTCGACGGCGAGGTGCTCGCGATGTCCTTCACCGCGGACTGGCACTTCACGGTCGAGCAGGCCGCCGCGCTGGCCGACGCCGCCCGCGAGGCCGGCGCCGAGGTCGCCCACCACGTCGTCGACTCCGACCACGGCCACGACGCCTTCCTCGTCGAGCCCGGCAACGTCGGGCCCCCCCTGTCCGACTTCCTCGCGGAGGGCGTCGCGGGTACCGCCGTCACGGACGCCGATGGCGCGGCCCTCGGAGGGGACGGCAGTTGCGTCCCGGCGCGGGCTCCCGACGCAGAGTAG
- a CDS encoding O-acetylhomoserine aminocarboxypropyltransferase/cysteine synthase family protein, producing MNDGRTGDGHGFGTRCVHAGAEPDPATGARAPPIHQTTSYVFEDADGAADLYALDAEGDIYSRFDNPTVATLERRLADLEGGTAAVATGSGMAALDAATSILAASGDSVVSAASLYGGTHTYFATMASRRGVEVRFVDTLDPEAYAEAIDDDTAYVHCETLANPSLVTPDIEAVADVAHDHGVPLFVDNTFATPALCRPLEHGADIVWESTTKWLHGSGTTVGGVLVDGGSFPWGEHADRFPEVGAENPAFGVTFAERFGDRALAVAARQRAVRSLGDGQKPFDAWQTMQGVETLDLRMERHCENAMTVAEHLRDHPDVAWVTYPGLAGHETHDAAGEYLEGGYGGMVTFGLEGGYEAGKTLCEETDLAQFLANVGDARTLVIHPASTTHAQLSEADQRASGVTPDLVRLSVGIEDVADIVADLDRAIEAAGQS from the coding sequence ATGAACGACGGACGAACGGGCGACGGACACGGGTTCGGGACCCGGTGTGTCCACGCCGGCGCGGAGCCGGACCCCGCCACAGGGGCGCGGGCCCCGCCGATCCACCAGACCACGTCCTACGTCTTCGAGGACGCCGACGGCGCGGCCGACCTGTACGCGCTGGACGCGGAGGGGGACATCTACTCCCGGTTCGACAACCCGACGGTGGCGACGCTCGAACGCCGACTCGCGGACCTGGAGGGCGGGACGGCCGCCGTCGCCACGGGTTCGGGGATGGCCGCGCTGGACGCCGCCACCTCCATCCTCGCCGCCAGCGGGGACAGCGTCGTCTCGGCGGCCTCGCTGTACGGCGGCACCCACACCTACTTCGCCACGATGGCGAGCCGGCGGGGCGTCGAGGTCCGCTTCGTCGACACGCTGGACCCGGAGGCCTACGCCGAGGCCATCGACGACGACACCGCCTACGTCCACTGCGAAACGCTCGCCAACCCCTCGCTGGTCACCCCGGACATCGAGGCCGTCGCCGACGTGGCCCACGACCACGGGGTCCCGCTGTTCGTGGACAACACCTTCGCGACGCCCGCGCTCTGCCGGCCGCTGGAGCACGGCGCGGACATCGTCTGGGAGTCCACCACGAAGTGGCTCCACGGCTCCGGGACGACGGTCGGCGGCGTGCTCGTCGACGGGGGGTCGTTCCCCTGGGGTGAGCACGCCGACCGGTTCCCCGAGGTCGGCGCCGAGAACCCCGCATTCGGGGTGACCTTCGCCGAGCGCTTCGGCGACCGCGCCCTCGCCGTCGCGGCCCGCCAGCGCGCGGTCCGGAGTCTCGGCGACGGCCAGAAACCCTTCGACGCCTGGCAGACGATGCAGGGCGTCGAGACCCTCGACCTGCGGATGGAACGCCACTGCGAGAACGCGATGACGGTGGCCGAACACCTCCGTGACCACCCCGACGTGGCGTGGGTCACCTACCCCGGGCTGGCCGGCCACGAGACCCACGACGCCGCAGGCGAGTACCTGGAGGGCGGGTACGGCGGGATGGTCACCTTCGGGCTCGAAGGGGGGTACGAGGCCGGCAAGACCCTCTGTGAGGAGACCGACCTCGCGCAGTTTCTCGCGAACGTCGGGGACGCGCGCACGCTCGTGATCCACCCCGCCTCGACGACCCACGCACAGCTCTCGGAGGCAGACCAGCGGGCCTCGGGGGTGACGCCCGACCTGGTGCGCCTCTCGGTCGGCATCGAGGACGTCGCCGACATCGTCGCCGACCTCGACCGGGCCATCGAGGCGGCAGGGCAGTCATGA
- a CDS encoding cyclase family protein: MSKDTSDPERSGSDSSVQRRRFLQGVGATAALAAAGVSVETVAAQSEGELTPIGQLLADMPDNWGRWGEEDELGMLNELGSEEMFRGLQAVVRGGAENIERFTLQTPITGEAVDALVDPEVDFPTTDTGDPAFPGRPPARKDNTADWRNAQSFGGLRFADDRFDSPLYLQGTSHVDALGHGWFADQDTNGDGAVDEADEQLYNGFSAETTATARSYDIPVDGLVDADDDGTDEVGDVSETYGLARADITNAANAGIQGRAVLLDVGREMGDEENGWLPLNEPITLQDLQDTAEAQGVEIQERDILLIRTGGIERVRDPEAPWHAQAEPGLKYSDEMVEFVADMDIPYIAADNVPVEKVQHEVTEDDLNDGREELAGTYVLPLHGAFLRNLGVTLNELLDLSDLAAACAEDGIYTFLFTAAPLNIENGTGAPVNPVVTKATAVQDGDGDDGDDDGTETGTGTETETETQMETDTETMGEPADTTTEAETTGAGSSGFGVGSGLAALAGLAGAKAFEEHTNDE; the protein is encoded by the coding sequence ATGAGCAAGGACACCAGCGACCCGGAGAGGAGCGGTTCGGACAGTTCAGTACAGCGACGACGGTTCCTGCAGGGCGTGGGCGCGACGGCGGCACTGGCCGCGGCCGGCGTGAGCGTCGAGACGGTCGCGGCCCAGTCCGAGGGGGAACTCACACCCATCGGACAGCTGCTGGCGGACATGCCCGACAACTGGGGGCGGTGGGGCGAGGAGGACGAACTCGGGATGCTCAACGAGCTGGGCAGCGAGGAGATGTTCCGCGGCCTCCAGGCGGTGGTGCGGGGCGGGGCCGAGAACATCGAGCGGTTCACGCTCCAGACACCGATCACGGGCGAGGCGGTCGATGCCCTCGTGGACCCGGAGGTCGACTTCCCGACGACGGACACCGGCGACCCGGCCTTCCCCGGCCGACCGCCGGCCCGGAAGGACAACACCGCCGACTGGCGCAACGCCCAGTCCTTCGGCGGGCTGCGGTTCGCCGACGACCGCTTCGACAGCCCGCTGTACCTCCAGGGCACCTCCCACGTCGACGCGCTGGGTCACGGCTGGTTCGCCGACCAGGACACCAACGGCGACGGGGCCGTCGACGAGGCCGACGAGCAGCTCTACAACGGCTTCTCCGCGGAGACGACGGCCACCGCGCGGAGCTACGACATCCCGGTCGACGGGCTCGTCGACGCCGACGACGACGGGACCGACGAGGTCGGGGACGTCAGCGAGACCTACGGGCTCGCGCGGGCCGACATCACCAACGCCGCGAACGCCGGCATCCAGGGCCGGGCCGTACTGCTGGACGTCGGCCGGGAGATGGGCGACGAGGAGAACGGCTGGCTCCCGCTCAACGAGCCGATCACGCTCCAGGACCTGCAGGACACCGCCGAGGCCCAGGGCGTCGAGATCCAGGAGCGGGACATCCTCCTGATCCGGACCGGGGGGATCGAGCGCGTGCGCGACCCCGAGGCGCCCTGGCACGCCCAGGCCGAGCCGGGGCTGAAGTACTCCGACGAGATGGTCGAGTTCGTCGCCGACATGGACATCCCCTACATCGCCGCGGACAACGTCCCCGTCGAGAAGGTCCAGCACGAGGTCACCGAGGACGACCTCAACGACGGCCGCGAGGAGCTGGCGGGCACCTACGTCCTGCCGCTGCACGGCGCCTTCCTCCGGAACCTCGGCGTGACGCTGAACGAGCTGCTCGACCTGAGCGACCTCGCTGCGGCGTGTGCCGAGGACGGGATCTACACCTTCCTCTTTACCGCCGCTCCGCTCAACATCGAGAACGGGACCGGCGCACCGGTCAACCCCGTCGTCACGAAGGCCACCGCCGTCCAGGACGGCGACGGTGACGACGGTGACGACGACGGGACCGAGACCGGGACCGGAACGGAAACCGAGACGGAGACCCAGATGGAGACGGACACCGAGACGATGGGCGAGCCCGCCGACACCACGACCGAGGCGGAGACGACCGGCGCCGGCAGCAGCGGCTTCGGCGTCGGCAGCGGGCTCGCGGCGCTGGCCGGCCTCGCGGGCGCGAAAGCCTTCGAGGAGCACACCAACGACGAGTAG